In Sphingobacterium zeae, one genomic interval encodes:
- the lat gene encoding L-lysine 6-transaminase: MNNVHERLSKHILADGFPLVMDMEKSHGSYVVDEDGDEYLDMFSMFASMAVGYNHPHLVKQGDFLGKMAVNKPAMSDIYPKEFADFVDTFDRVAIPKELPYAFFISGGTLAVENALKAAFDWKTRLNFAQGIQKEASQVIHFKQAFHGRSGYTLSLTNTQDPRKYLYFPKFNWPRITNPKLSYPLTSEHIDQTIALEEKAVSEIRQAITANPNNIACIIIEPIQGEGGDNHFRKEFFVQLRQICDENQILLIFDEVQTGLGITGKMWAYQHYNVIPDIIAFGKKAQVCGILASKEKFDQVEHHVFKESSRINSTFGGDFMDMLRFKLILEVIEQENLVQNAAEKGHYLQEELQKLMAKKTQLSNLRGKGLFVALDFDAESERNAFIKNAYANKLIMLGCGEKSIRFRPHLNVSYEDIDKTIAIIEKSIL, encoded by the coding sequence ATGAACAACGTACATGAAAGATTAAGCAAACATATATTAGCCGATGGGTTTCCTTTGGTTATGGATATGGAAAAATCCCATGGTTCTTATGTCGTAGATGAAGATGGTGACGAATACCTGGATATGTTCAGCATGTTTGCATCGATGGCCGTGGGCTACAATCACCCCCATTTGGTCAAACAAGGTGATTTTTTAGGTAAAATGGCCGTCAATAAACCTGCCATGTCGGATATCTACCCCAAAGAGTTTGCTGATTTTGTCGACACTTTTGACCGTGTAGCCATACCGAAAGAACTCCCCTATGCCTTTTTCATCTCGGGGGGAACACTCGCCGTTGAAAATGCCTTAAAAGCTGCCTTCGACTGGAAGACAAGGCTTAATTTCGCACAGGGAATACAAAAGGAAGCCAGCCAGGTCATTCACTTTAAACAGGCTTTTCATGGTAGATCGGGCTATACCCTGTCATTAACGAATACACAAGACCCCAGAAAATACCTTTATTTTCCAAAGTTCAACTGGCCACGCATTACCAATCCGAAGTTGAGCTATCCCTTAACAAGCGAACATATCGATCAGACGATTGCTTTGGAGGAAAAAGCTGTCTCGGAAATACGTCAGGCGATCACGGCTAACCCCAACAATATTGCCTGCATTATTATTGAACCGATACAGGGTGAAGGTGGCGACAACCATTTTCGAAAGGAATTTTTCGTACAGCTTCGTCAAATCTGTGATGAAAATCAGATCCTCTTAATTTTTGACGAAGTACAGACGGGATTGGGAATCACTGGAAAAATGTGGGCTTACCAACATTACAATGTAATTCCCGATATCATTGCTTTTGGCAAAAAAGCACAGGTCTGTGGGATACTGGCCAGCAAAGAAAAATTTGATCAAGTGGAACATCATGTTTTCAAAGAATCCAGTCGTATCAATTCAACATTTGGTGGCGATTTTATGGATATGCTGCGCTTCAAATTAATTCTTGAAGTCATAGAACAGGAAAATCTCGTTCAAAATGCGGCCGAAAAAGGACACTACCTGCAAGAGGAGCTCCAGAAGTTAATGGCAAAAAAAACACAGCTGTCTAATTTAAGGGGTAAGGGACTATTTGTTGCATTGGATTTTGACGCTGAAAGCGAGCGCAATGCATTTATCAAGAATGCCTATGCAAATAAGCTTATCATGTTAGGTTGTGGTGAGAAGAGTATCCGTTTTAGACCGCACCTTAATGTGAGTTATGAGGATATCGATAAAACAATAGCAATTATAGAAAAGAGTATTTTGTAA
- a CDS encoding suppressor of fused domain protein, with the protein MSGEEEESPSEKKDTEITAGGSTVYRYEDQSDDKDPKNLFPEVQCVYLDEIEEHLTKYIAEPDMVFHEIISELVHIDVHWIKPSANYPYHILVTSGMSDLAMHVPDEVENKESYERAELMVVLPADWKIGEEEFQDDNNYWPVYFLKRLARFPHEYKTWLGYGHTIPNGMEAEDIANTGFGCMLLLPPMLSFDEEFLELKTKDGNLINFYAMIPVYKEEMDYKLEEGTDALLDLFDEYGISELVDIDRPNVCRDR; encoded by the coding sequence ATGAGCGGCGAAGAGGAAGAATCTCCGTCCGAAAAAAAAGATACAGAAATTACTGCCGGAGGTTCTACGGTCTACCGTTATGAAGATCAATCTGATGATAAGGATCCTAAAAACTTATTTCCGGAGGTACAATGTGTTTATCTGGATGAAATCGAGGAGCATTTGACCAAATATATTGCCGAACCCGATATGGTATTCCATGAGATTATCTCCGAATTGGTTCATATCGATGTGCATTGGATTAAACCAAGTGCAAACTATCCATATCATATATTGGTTACTTCGGGCATGAGTGACCTGGCTATGCATGTTCCAGATGAAGTGGAAAACAAAGAGTCTTATGAGCGCGCAGAGCTAATGGTTGTGCTGCCCGCTGATTGGAAGATCGGAGAAGAGGAATTTCAGGATGACAATAATTATTGGCCGGTCTACTTTTTGAAAAGATTAGCGCGGTTTCCACATGAGTACAAAACCTGGTTGGGATATGGGCATACCATTCCTAATGGGATGGAAGCCGAGGATATTGCAAATACAGGTTTCGGTTGTATGTTGCTGCTTCCGCCTATGCTAAGTTTTGATGAGGAATTTTTGGAGTTAAAGACCAAAGATGGTAATCTGATCAATTTTTATGCAATGATCCCTGTATATAAAGAAGAGATGGATTACAAACTTGAAGAAGGTACAGATGCTCTCTTAGACCTGTTTGATGAGTACGGAATTTCAGAACTGGTCGATATTGACCGTCCCAATGTATGTAGAGATAGATAG
- a CDS encoding TIGR01777 family oxidoreductase, translated as MDKIVIAGGTGFVGQYLSKRFQTLGFQVVVIGRRRGTIQWTDHSSISEALENAAILINLAGKTVNCRYTEKNKAEIFSSRTDTTSILGELVAGCTNPPQLWLNSSTATIYRHAEDRPMTESSGEIGTGFSVDVATLWEKTFFDFKLEKTRQVALRMAIVLGSNGGVILPFKNLVRAGLGGIQGNGRQYFSWIHIEDLFQIIQFLRCHDDISGVINCAAPHPIMNKTFMATFRQVMNRNIGLPSPKWLLEIGAALIGTETELLLKSRWVLPEKLENSGFTFRFPTISSALQDILQRG; from the coding sequence ATGGATAAAATAGTCATTGCTGGAGGGACAGGTTTTGTTGGACAATATCTTTCCAAGAGATTTCAAACTTTAGGTTTTCAAGTTGTCGTGATTGGGCGTCGACGGGGCACTATTCAATGGACTGATCATTCCAGCATTTCTGAGGCGCTGGAAAATGCGGCCATCCTAATCAATCTAGCTGGAAAAACTGTCAACTGTCGATATACTGAAAAAAATAAAGCCGAAATATTTTCTTCGAGAACAGATACGACATCGATTCTCGGTGAACTAGTAGCAGGCTGTACCAATCCACCACAATTGTGGCTCAACTCTAGTACGGCGACCATTTATCGGCACGCCGAAGATCGTCCAATGACCGAAAGTTCGGGGGAGATCGGAACAGGTTTTTCCGTTGATGTTGCAACACTATGGGAAAAGACTTTTTTCGACTTCAAATTGGAAAAGACAAGACAGGTGGCACTTCGGATGGCGATTGTTTTGGGCTCGAATGGTGGTGTTATCCTGCCTTTTAAAAATCTTGTCCGTGCTGGACTAGGGGGTATACAGGGTAATGGCCGGCAATATTTTAGCTGGATCCATATCGAAGATCTTTTTCAGATCATCCAGTTCTTACGATGCCATGACGACATTAGTGGCGTCATCAATTGTGCGGCTCCCCACCCGATAATGAATAAGACTTTTATGGCGACTTTTCGACAAGTAATGAACCGTAACATTGGTCTACCATCTCCCAAATGGCTACTGGAAATAGGCGCTGCTTTAATTGGTACGGAGACAGAGCTGCTTTTAAAAAGCCGTTGGGTATTACCTGAAAAGTTGGAGAATAGTGGATTTACATTTAGGTTTCCAACGATATCAAGTGCTTTACAGGATATTCTACAGCGGGGGTAA
- a CDS encoding energy transducer TonB, which produces MVLCTSASAQVIAKRDIPADSIAQHVDDFPYFKGGVVAWSRFLQNNLDLSGTIRAMDSVAYAKYGSRQTAMLKFIVCEDGAICNIEIENPDKVSPEFAKAVLSAMRRSPQWMPGQVKGKPVKTRFRQPVVAVIE; this is translated from the coding sequence ATGGTATTGTGTACTTCCGCAAGTGCACAAGTGATTGCTAAACGGGATATTCCTGCAGACAGTATTGCACAGCACGTTGATGATTTTCCCTATTTTAAGGGCGGGGTGGTGGCCTGGTCCAGATTTTTGCAAAATAACCTGGATTTGTCGGGAACAATCAGGGCAATGGACAGTGTGGCCTATGCAAAATATGGATCTCGGCAGACGGCAATGCTGAAATTTATTGTTTGTGAAGATGGAGCGATCTGTAATATTGAAATCGAGAATCCCGATAAGGTAAGCCCCGAGTTTGCAAAGGCTGTGTTGTCTGCTATGCGCCGGTCGCCACAATGGATGCCTGGTCAGGTCAAGGGAAAACCGGTTAAAACAAGATTCAGGCAACCTGTCGTTGCTGTGATCGAATAA
- a CDS encoding GbsR/MarR family transcriptional regulator → MELQEAKQQFIDTWGALGSEWGINKSVAQVHALLLSASNPMSTDEIMEKLVISRGNANMSIRQLIDYGIVYKKHIAGDRKEYFVAEKEVLKWAMKIAVMRKQKELDPVMDILKDISRNTEKDQTAEGKEFHKTVKDIQNLTDQLETIANKIFNTSGGDLLIKLIKLMM, encoded by the coding sequence ATGGAATTACAAGAAGCAAAACAACAGTTCATAGACACCTGGGGCGCATTAGGTTCTGAATGGGGGATCAACAAATCTGTTGCTCAGGTTCATGCCCTACTCCTTTCCGCAAGCAATCCCATGTCTACAGATGAGATTATGGAAAAGTTGGTGATCTCCCGCGGGAATGCCAATATGAGTATCCGGCAATTGATCGATTATGGTATTGTCTACAAAAAACATATTGCTGGTGATCGAAAGGAATATTTCGTCGCAGAGAAAGAGGTCTTAAAATGGGCGATGAAAATTGCAGTGATGCGTAAGCAGAAAGAGCTTGACCCCGTTATGGATATTCTTAAGGATATAAGCCGAAATACCGAGAAAGATCAGACGGCAGAGGGTAAGGAATTCCATAAAACGGTAAAGGACATCCAAAATCTGACGGATCAACTCGAAACTATTGCCAACAAGATTTTCAATACTAGCGGTGGAGATTTATTAATTAAATTGATCAAATTAATGATGTAG
- a CDS encoding acyl-CoA dehydrogenase family protein: MMTKQINNDYYQVDDLLSEEHKLIRQSVRYFVKTEIKPFIEDAAQEHRAIAGLMPKLGAIGALGPYIPTEYGGAGLDQISYGLIMQELEAGDSAIRSAASVQSSLVMFPIYSYGSEEQRVKYLPRLASGELVGSFGLTEPNHGSDPGGMETKLTAKGDGFLLNGAKMWITNSPVCDIAVVWARDESGKVRGVIVERGMAGFETPETVHKWSLRASKTGELVFHDVFIPAENVLPGVNSMRGPLSCLNSARYGISWGVIGAAIDCYETAVQYAQERCQFGKPIAGFQLQQKKLAEFLTEITKAQLLSWRLGVLKNEGRATPQQISMAKRNNVNMALQIARESRQILGGMGIVGEFPIMRHMMNLESVITYEGTHDIHLLITGQDITGLNAFS, from the coding sequence ATGATGACTAAACAGATCAATAACGATTATTATCAAGTGGATGATTTATTGTCCGAAGAACATAAACTGATACGGCAGTCTGTCCGCTATTTTGTGAAAACAGAGATAAAGCCTTTCATTGAAGATGCGGCACAGGAGCATCGTGCTATTGCTGGCTTGATGCCAAAATTAGGTGCTATTGGAGCCTTGGGCCCTTATATTCCGACTGAATATGGCGGAGCTGGTTTGGATCAGATCTCGTATGGCTTGATCATGCAGGAATTGGAAGCTGGTGACTCGGCCATTCGGTCGGCAGCTTCCGTGCAATCCTCTTTGGTGATGTTTCCGATTTACAGCTATGGTAGCGAGGAACAGCGTGTTAAATATTTGCCGCGGCTGGCTTCTGGGGAGCTAGTCGGCTCTTTTGGTCTTACTGAGCCTAATCATGGTTCTGATCCGGGTGGAATGGAAACGAAATTGACGGCAAAAGGAGATGGTTTTTTATTAAATGGAGCAAAGATGTGGATCACCAACTCACCCGTATGTGATATTGCTGTCGTTTGGGCGAGGGATGAATCTGGAAAAGTCAGAGGGGTGATCGTTGAGCGTGGAATGGCCGGTTTTGAAACTCCAGAAACCGTTCACAAATGGTCGTTGCGCGCCTCCAAAACAGGTGAATTGGTTTTTCATGATGTTTTTATCCCGGCAGAAAATGTGCTTCCAGGTGTAAATTCAATGCGGGGACCGCTTTCCTGTTTGAATTCGGCCCGCTATGGGATTTCATGGGGCGTTATTGGAGCAGCAATAGATTGTTATGAAACTGCCGTTCAGTACGCGCAGGAGCGCTGTCAGTTTGGTAAGCCAATTGCTGGTTTTCAATTGCAGCAAAAGAAACTTGCAGAATTTCTTACGGAAATTACCAAGGCGCAGTTGTTATCGTGGCGTTTAGGTGTACTCAAAAATGAAGGACGCGCGACACCACAGCAAATCTCGATGGCCAAAAGGAACAATGTGAATATGGCGTTGCAGATTGCGCGTGAATCCAGACAAATCCTTGGCGGAATGGGGATTGTCGGTGAATTCCCAATAATGCGGCATATGATGAACCTGGAGTCTGTAATTACCTATGAGGGAACTCATGATATCCATTTATTGATCACAGGTCAAGATATTACTGGTCTGAACGCATTTTCATAA